Part of the Scyliorhinus torazame isolate Kashiwa2021f chromosome 8, sScyTor2.1, whole genome shotgun sequence genome, TTTAGGtctatgcaggtgcgggatttcacgAAGAAGGTTTTCCTGCCTTTTCCGGTGATACTGCCTTCCTCATTGTTGGAGAGGGTGCTGTCGGTAATGGggctggaggtggtgggggtgggggtcaactCACTGATCCACAGGAGGATTTTGAAGGAGGATATGGTGGcattggagggggttaaggccaagtgggagtacGAGTTGGGTTGGAGAAGGGGTTATGttgggaggtgctgcggagggtgaatgcctcaattcATGTGCAAGGCTGGGGTTATGCTgctaaaggtggtacatagggggcacctcatagaatcttagaatctacagtgcagaaggaggccatccagcccatcgagtctgcaccggcctttggaaagagcaccctacctaagcacatACCATCTGatgaagtcaaggatgagccggttgtttgagaggGTGGAGGACATCTGTGAGCAGTGTCGGAGGGATCTGGCCAATCATGTAtaaatgttctggtcctgcctgaagttggagaaattctggaggtttttttcagcaccatgttggtgatcctgcatgtggatttggaaCCTGGTCCcatggaggccatatttggggtgtcggtctTGCCGGAACTGCAGacaggagcgggggcagatgttttggcctttgctcacTAATAGCTCGCAGGcgagtcctgttggggtggaggtcagtctctccaccccgtGCCTCAGCTTGGCTGGGGGATGGAGTTCCTGTACTTGGAGACGGTTAAATTCATTTTGAGGGAGGCAAGTAAGCTGTTCCGCAAGAGATGGGGTTAGTTTATATTACTCTTTAAAgagctggttaccgtcagctggtgaggggggagtgggaaatggggggggtggggtatagTTAATATGTAAAAaatcaaataaaaatattttcaataaaattaTACTCCAGAATTTAATTTTAAACCATGTGGTTCAACTATGAACAACATTTTACAGATAGCATCTCATCATTGTGTTCCAGCAGCAAAGGAATCCATTGTTCCATCAAGTATCCAATCATTTTGATATATCTTTACCTTTATATGCTTCAATCCCATTCACAAGTAGCCAGGTTCCTGGGTTTTCTTTCTTCAGCAAACTGTATAGGAATTTGACTGCACTCATTGAAGTAACCCAGTTTATCACAGTCACACAAAGTGCATGGCATGTCTCTGCATTTTGAAGCCTTTTACAGATAACCATGGTCTTGTGTTGCGATGATTATTATTGTCCTTTTATCTGCACCATGCTGCAATCCTATCCAATCAGATTGTTATCCACAGGTTAAGATAAagaataaattctacttctaataaAAAAGTTACATACTACAAAGAATGATAAGTTGTTGTCAGTTATTTTAAGCAAGTCTTTCAGTCCCACAACCTTGCTGATGTTTCTAAGTCATTAAAGCCATACTTTGACAttaccatggtggcacagtggttaacactgctgtctcacagcatcggggacccgggttcgattccaaccttgggtgactgcctgtgtgcagtttgcacattcgccccgagtctgcttgggtttcctccgggtgctccaatatcctctcacagtccaaagatatgcaggttaggtggcttggacgtgctaaattgccccttaatgtccaaatgttaggtggagttacagggtagGGCACGGGCATGGGCCTTGGagagtgctatttcagagggtctgtgcagactctatgaggcaaatggcctgcttctgcactgtaggaattctatgagaaCTAATGGATTGAAATACTGTACACAGTCTGAACAACCAGGCAGCTATTTTGTTTTGCAGTGGAGTGATattctatttattttattttagtaAAACTGCATCTCTTTTCACATTTTCATATAATTCATTCTAGTTTTTAATATAAAACCTTTGTCGGATTTTTGAATTTAAAAATATACATGCACTTAAGTTTGACCCTGTCTTGTCTTTTTTTAATGATTCTGACAGCAAGGGGAGAAGCACTCTGAAGTCACTTTATTAGTGGGACCAAGATATGGAATAAGCCATGTAATCAATGCGAAAACACACCTTGTGGCACTACTGGCTGACTTCAGCCATGTCAACAAGATTGAGATGTTCTCAGAAGAGGAAAACAATGTTAGAGTTGAACTGAATGTGTTGGACGTTAAGGTAAGATTTAATTGGAGGTGGGGAAGCAAACTGAGAGGCAGGGGAATCTCACCAAGGCAAGTGCTCTAATGTGAGATTTGGTCGGGGGATTAGAGTTTAGACAAAGGGAGTTGGAGGATTATTGATCAGCAAACCAAGGAAAATAACGACAAATCAAATCTCAAAGTTCTAAAACCACCTCTTGTTATTTTATCACTGATAAGTACATTTTTAACTACAAGCAACATTGAAAGTCTGGAATTTTGCATATCTGCATAATAATGAAAGAATGAGGTGAAAATGTCCACTCATTCTTAAATCAAGTATGTAAATCCCGTCAGTTTGACCTGAATTTGACATTAATTTGACATTAATTTTCCATGTTCTAACTCAACACACTGCAGTCGTGGGATTCGATTTCACGCCTTCTCTATGAATGCATTTGACACAAATTTAATTTCAAACGGGTAGTTTTGGTTTTAGCAAGTGACAATGCCGACCCAATCATAGTTACGGTCGCTGCTAAATTTGAAAGGAGATCCATGCATCTTAGATTGCGGCGAAGTGCCAGTCAGTACGCTTCCCTGTGTAACAGTTATTCTTTAAAGGCAAAGGGAGGTTAACTGGTTTAACGAATTGAAATGAGTTTTTCTCGATCTAGACTGAAGGAATCTCAAGCTGCTGTCTTTTTATTTTCAGCCCATCATATTATTAATGGAGTCAACAGATGCAATGAACCTTGCTTGCTTGACAGCTGGATACTACAGGCTGTTGGTGGACTCACGACGCTCCATTTTTAATATGGCTCATGGCAAACGCACTGCAAATAATGAAGCAGGTAGCATCATTAGATGTGAGCGTGCAATTTTTTCTGATTCTATTACATTCAAAATGTTAATTTAGTAATTATTTCCAAATATCAGAGAGTAAATTGTAAACTGGGGCTGATTAGCTCAGTCAGCTAGATGACTAGTGTGTTGCGCAGAATAATGTTGATGGTACAAGTGCAATCCCTGTGCCAACTGAGGTAGTTCTTGGGGCCAACCTCCTCACCAGCATCCTtcatggggagagaggtggagacttGTATATTAGACTGAGAGAATTTAAGCACCAGAAGAGGTCGATAGACTAATAATTGGAAGCTGACACAAGCATGAATTTATGCTATGTTGGAGGGAGGGGAAATTTCCTCCATGCACTATATTTAAAGTAATATAAATTAGTTCATAGTTTTGTTGCACCTAGGGTAAAGGAGATCTTCCCCTGTTGCAACCACATGATTGCATTTGTAAAGAGGTGACAATTTTTAAATATTAGCTCTGAACTTCCTGTTGCCTGTCTACTTACTAAAAAGCTTTGTTTCCATCCATGCACATTCTTGTTTACCCACCTTTTCCCTCTGATCTTCCTCCCTGCTCTCATCAAGCACTGAGTACTGTTGAGGTGTGGTCCAATGCTATGTGACCACCTGTGATCCTAAACAATCAGCTTTGGGAAGCTATTCAACTCCAGACGTCATTACTGTCAAATTCAATTCTGTCTACAGCCAGCCCGTTCACATGCTCACATGCTCTTTCTAGCAGGATTGCTGGAACAGAATCAGGGAATGATGCTGATTTTTAAGCTCCCTAATTTTTTGCTTTATACCTCATTTGGATTCTGCCCTTAATTAACATTTAAAGAAATTTAAAGCAATGGGAATTGAAATGAACTTGGGAGCATATTCTCCCTTCAATGCTGTCACCATAATTCCCTCTTCAATCTACTTTAATAGTATTTGAATTGAATTTAAACCTATATTTTCATTTTTGGTTTTCTTTATGCCCTTACCCATCTAATTCTCCATCTGTTTGAATATGATGCTCCTTCGCAGTTCAATGAGGTCGCAATTTCTAGTATTTTTCTGGTTTATTGTGGCATCTCAAATTAATGTTGACTGCATTCAAAGAGCAGGCGCAGCATAGATTTCCAAGTGTTTCACCCTTGTAGTTTCCTGACTGACCAGCAGTGTCATATCAAGTCCAATAGCTTAAAAACTAAAAtgtacagggtggcatggtggcgcagtggttagcactgctttctcacagcgctgaggacccgggttcgatcacggcccctggtcactgtccgtgtggagtttgcacattctccccgtgtctgcgtgggtctcacccccacaacccaaagatgtgcaggttatgtggattggccacgttaaatttccccttaatttaaAAACAAAAGTTTTTAAAAGATAAACTAAAATGAAGGGCTGATACATTAGGACCTGAATTGTTTGgaagggagcaggggaggggggggggggggggggggggggggtggggggagacttgATCCCTGCCTTCCTAGGAGATTCATGCTCAAAAGAGCATCAAGTGGCTGCAGGTgagactctcctccccccccccccccccccccccccccccccctcccctcactgggcCAGCAACTCTCCAATCCCTGCAGCAACGGTGCTGCAGTGGACAGAGAAAGAAATGCAGCAAGATGCCCAAGACTAAGTCCAGGTACTAGAGGCCCAGATAAGTTCAAGCAGTCCCAGGGCAGGGAGGTTAGCGAAGATCTGGGGTGCATGAAGCGCACCCCCCGCCCCCTAGCCCCAGGAGGAAAAAAAACAGTATAATGAGCAAATAAGAAAACTGGTCTGAACAATTTTTTTCCTTCCGGGCCATACAAATTCAATCTCCACGCCAGCCGAAAGATTGAGCCTGGAAAGGAAATGGCCCTTAAGTTGCCAAAAGCTGGCGATTAAGGGCCTGACTTGGGGCTGGGACGGGCTTCCTGCCCGAGACTTTGTCCAGCCCAGAGTAAAATCGGTGTGTGGTCGGAGCTTGTGAGAACCTGGAGGGAAACCCGTCCCTTCAATTTCACTCTCCACCCCGGGCGGTGCAGGAGCGTGTTATTCTGGCCTTGGATTTATTGGTGTTCGGTTTGTCTTTCGCCAACTACAGCTTATATTCATGCAGTACTTTTAATGTAATATAATGTGCCAAGACACTTCACAGAAGCATTGTAAACTAaagtatgacactgagccacataaggacatATTAGGTCAAATGATCAAAAATATGGCGAAAGGGAGGTATATCATGAGGGGGCATCAAATTCCATGGAGAGCAGGACAGCAAAGGTTAGGAGAGGGGtgatgagtgggagacagtgagtggctgGCAAGTGAGACAGCGAGCGAGACAGTGATGGTTCAGGAGAGGGGAGgtaagtgagagagagcgggaagaGTGCTTTTTTCCAGCTGAGCTTGATCTGTGCCTTCCTTAATGCAGCCAACTGCCTAGGATACTGCTCTCTGAAATTGCAGCATCAGCAAATGCGGCCTAGAACAAATATCTGTCAGGAAATTATTGGAAGCATAGCATGCAGACCACTGTCAGATTGAAGTAATTGTAGCAGAACAAATTTACATAGACAACCTCCAATACAAGTGTAGAAATGGAAATTTATAATGGAGGTGCAAAGCAAGAACACATTGTATGTCTTTAAAATGGGGACCAAATATAGTCCTTGTGCTCTCATGAAATTATCCTGCGGCCTCTAATTTTCCCCCCTGTGCAACACCACAGAAGAGAAACTAGTTTGTTTGTATAATTGTTAATATTAAAGCATTCTGTACGTTATGTGCTTTACAACGATGCTGAATGTTTGTGAATAATtatctctctcctttttttttacATAGACTCAGAATACAAGACTAAACATAATACGCACAGCTTAGAATGGAACTATTCACCGAAAAGTTCATGCCATGTTAGGGCTAAAAAGGAAGATGCTCAGCTATCATCTATTAGAGAATCAAAGCAGAAAAACATAGATTTCTCTGATAATTCAATTTACCATGAAGATTCCAGAGGGGGCTTAATAACTGAGATTACAGATATTAATGACCATAGTCACCTCAGGGCTGAATATATGAATGCTCTGGAAGCTGAAAACAAAGTTTATAACAGGCTGTCCTCCTCTGGGAAAGAACCTATTAAaacagtgcaggaatctcccagGGGGGCAAAGGTATCCTTTGTCTTTGAGGATCACAATGTAGCTGCCTTTAACCCAAGAAACCTTGGATATGAAAGATTGCTGGATGATAGTCCAAGCAATTTAGATCAACAGACATCTATGTACTTGGCCAATGCAAGTGATATTAAATGCTCAGAGTTTTCGTTCCCAGGGATCGATATAGACAACATTGATACAAATGCTGTTTATGCAAACATCCATGATAGCAGAATGTTTGCAAGTGCAGAAAACATAGAAGAACCATTGTTACATGACATCTGTTATTCAGAGACCACCGATGATGCTGAGGATGAGGATGAGGCCAGTTGTGAGGAAGATATTTCACTTGGAGAGGCAGACAAAACTGACATTCTCAATATTTCTGGGTCTAGTGATGATATAATAGACTTAACGTCACTTCCTCCACCTGGAGGTGATGATGACGATGAAGATGATTTTCTCCTTCACACGCTGAATATAGCAATCGCTGCCCCTCCACCCGGTTTCAGAGATAACAGCTCAGATGAAGAAGATGGCCAGCATCAACCAGTGCAAAGTGCACTTGAGACTGCCCAGACCAAATGTTCTCCAAATGATGACATCCCTGTGTCACTCATAGATGCCGTTCCGACACAGGCCGAAGACCAGAGTGGTGAGCAAGCATTGGATGATGCAGTGGTGTCCACTTTGCAAGCATTGGAGGCACTGGCAGCTTCTGAGGAGCAATCCGTCCAGCAAACTGATGACAGTTCAGGTTCTTTCACCATAGTAACATTTATTCATTGACTGTCATAATGTTCCATCTGTAAACCTGTTAACAACTTGGAAACATTCCAGAACAAATTTTGCCATCAGTGTGTCATCCCATTTTCTGATCTGGCATGCTAATGGAACAGTCTTAGTTGATATTTCATGCATTGGATGCTTTTTATGCACTGAAATTTAAGAATGCTAAACAGTTTGTTTAATAAATCTATTTTATTAAGATTAAAAAAGTGCCTGTGATGAAGTAATTAATTGGGTGTTTATTCTCTTATGGCATACAGGTGTAGTGATATTAAGAGCTTATAGCCCTGAGTCGTCATCGGATTCTGGCAATGAGACAAACTCCTCTGAAATGACTGAAAACTCTGAGGTAGCCTCAGCACAGAAGCATTCTGAGGGTTCCATGCATATGGTTGTGGCCACCAGTGAAGGTTATCAACAACTTCAAGAAGAGCAAACTGAATTCCCAATCTCTCAGAACGAGAACGTAGGGCCCACTTCTAAAATGATTCCAAAAGCCACACATTCCTTGGCTGCTCAACGGGGCAGCAATGCAAAATCCAAAGTTGTGCCTTCGAAACAAATTCTTCCTTCTGAGGAAATTGAGATGGAGCCAGAGACGATGGAGACAAAATCTGTCACTGACTACTTCAGCAAATTGCAGATGGGGTCTCTGATGTATTCTTGCCCAAGTAAGCAAAAAAACAAGACAGGTGATACTAGTGTCAAGATAGCATTTGATGGTAGCATATCAGTGAAAAGGCAGCACGGCAACAGAAAGACAGAACTGGGCGATGACTTGTCATCCAATGGCAAATACAACACATTGATTACAAAGAACAGTCATGGTACAGCCACTTTTGACTTAGAAAGCACCACTTTCCGTAGAGAGACACAAAGTTGGTTTCAAGTTTCAGGGGAAAAAATGACTGATAAGCATTTCCCGGGGTTAATTAATGGTAAAAGTTTTCACAAATCGTGCGTAGTTTCCAGAACGGAACTTGAAGGGAAGGAAGCTGACACTGAAATAGATGATCGTTGTTCCTTGGCCAGCACGTCCGGGCTTGGACGTGATGAAAGCTTTCTTTCTGATACCACTTACATGTCTTCAACCAAACACCTGACTGATTCAGAAGACACAGAGCTTTTCCCCGATGATCACTCGTCAGAGCTTCCAGAAGCTGAGCAGAGTGTGACTAGACTTTGTGAATACCATATGACAAAAAGAATGTCCTCTTTACAAAGCGAGGGTCATTACTCCTTGCAGAGTTCCCAGTGTTCTTCAGTAGATGCAGCCTGCAGTACGGGCAGTAGTACGTGTGCCACCCCAGTGGATTCCCCCCTCTGTACAAATGATATTAAGCACATATTATCGGAATCTTCTCTAAAAGGTCTTGGCTACATTTCAGAAGATCAGCGAACACTCTTGCTTCAAAGCCATGGAACACCATACAAAGATCTGCATCCCCAAGCTGAAGCCATGTGTCATAGGAGAACAGCCCATAACACGCATGCGCCTTCAAATGCTGAACCAATATTTGGTACCATACGTGATGGGTGCCACCGAGTACCCAAGATTAAAGAAACCACAGGTACCTCAGTAAACAGAGATAATATTTACGCAGATGTTGAGCAGCAACATTTAAGATTTGAAAGTAAGTTAGAGAGTGAGGCGAATGATTATTTTCGAGATCAAGAAACGAGTCCTCTTTTGTCAGGTTCACCTCATGAAGTTAGTTCTCAAACTGTTAATACAGATATGGTGGAAAAAGTGTGTAAGTCCCAAGCTGATGATGGTAGTAGTTCATCTCAAGAAATTAAACTCAGCGCATTTCCTCATCTTAAGAGCACACCAATCACATTCCCAAATGAAAATAGCTGTGTAAAGGATCATAAGAAACTTTCTAAGTATTATAGGTCTAACACGTTAACATTCCCTTCCTTAGTTTCAACATCAAAAGATTCAAGCCATTCTAGACACCAGGATTTACTGCCTTCAAGTAAAAGTAGATTACCTAAGAATTCACTGCGTAATTTTAGAAGTATGTTTTTTGCATCCTTACCATCCAAGCTGAGGAGGGAGAATGAGATAGCTAAACAGAGGACTCAGAAACCTAGGCAGCTTGAGGAAACAATTAATAAGGAAAGGAGGCAAGTTGACTGTTTTGACAGACGTGTAGGACAAGATCTGCATTCTGAGCAATGTCTCAGTCTGAGTAAAGGTGCTGCCAGTGAGAATGGAAAAGCTCTGCCTGGAGGTTTTCATGAGAAGCAGCTCTCTGCTGAGGACAAAAAGCAGTGCAACCCAGATTGTAAATTGCAGCATGTTGTCAAGGAGATGCTTAATGATTCTCTGTGTTTTTCTGCCACCCCTAGTGTAGCTTGCACAGAGCCTGAGCAAGAAGGAAGAGGAGGTGCAACTTCAGCATTCACTAAACAATTCAATATCAACAACATTACTCTGCCATCAAACATTTGCAATGATACAATGGTGCCAAGTACCTGCCAAGAGTCACCTGATCGTCCCAAAGTAGAACCAGTGCATACAAAAGCACTAAATAAAACGGCTTGTGAAGTTGGCGGAGGAAGCCTTAAAACTCCTCCCAGAAAGAAGGTGCTGAGGCGTTGCAGCAGCAGTGTTACACCAGGAATGGGAAACGTAGAAACCCTATTAGAAAAATCAAAGACTTCCATAGGATTCCAATATTGCGATCTCCCCGAAATTACTGATCCTCAACCTGTACAGAAAAGAGTTGAACTTCCTCTCGGCGATAGATTATCAAAGAGCCACTCTCAAGGATCAGTGACAACAAATGTATCATGCTGCTCCACGACTGAAGATGGAAAGGAGAGTCTGAGATCATTAGAGATATTTTCAGTGCAAAAGGATTTTCGACACATTAAGCCATTGCCTTTTCCAAAGGTGGAGATGAGCAACTGGAAGTGTCATGGTCCTTTTACCTATTGTTTCCTTAATAAAGACATTGATGCTGAAGATGAAGATGATGGTTATGGCAGTAAGGGCCAATTGTCTTGCTTAGACCAAAATCATCTCTTCTCCAGTTCAACGCAAGCATTCTGTACATCTCCCAGCCCTGCAAATGCCTGGAAAGCTGTGCAACCTACTGTGGGGCCTTGCAGGAAGGCTGGTAGCAGCAAAGGCAAAGAGGAAGAGCACACCGAGACTAATGACATGACATTTGATAGTAGGATTGCCCGAATTAATGCACTAAAGGACACAGGGTATGCATTGCCAGGTGGATTTCTTGCAGCACAGAAAGATGCCAGCGAACTGCTGTCTCTTTTGCAGGCAGGCATTGGACAAAAAGAACACATCAAAGCAGACCTTCATCAACTCCGATTTAGCCAATACAAGCAACTGTTGTCAGTCGAATCCAGAGAGTTGGGAAGTGCTTGCAGGAAAATGGTGGCTGCAGAAAAAAGCCCAGAGGAAATGCTCTTAGCTATGACGTCCAGCTTCCAAGTACTGTGTTGCTTAACAGAAGCCTGCATGCGATTAGTTAAAGTAATGAATTCTGAAACACAGCAACAGGAAATCGTTGCTAAGGTAGACGAGGTTGTAATGAACTATATTTGTCTACTGAGAGCTACTGAAGCAGTATCTGGAGCAGCCCCCATCAACCCTAATGTTAAGGTTTTAGCGCAACATTCAATCACCATGACAACTATCGTAAGCACACTAACCCGTTCACTTAAAATGCTTTTAAATAAATAAGATGCAAATTGTACTTTAAAATGTACCCTTGTAAAGCCATACATAGAGTTTACTGTTAAGTGTGGGGCGACCACACTGACTGCTATAAAGGAAACGTGGTTCATGTGTACATTATGTTTTATATGATGAGGCTGTGAGATATTCAGATGTTATACAGCTCAGTCTGCTAGAACTGTAATGTAATTGAAACTCCCTTTCTGATGACAAGGAGGTATAGAAAGCAATGGTATAAAAATTAGTTATTTTTCATATGGTACCCATGCTCCAGAATGGTTGAGTGGCCTAACCAAAAGAGTGTCAAGATCCCCTAGTACTATAACTgccatttgggggggtggggggagggaggggttggggggctgTGGCTATTTGTCACACATGTGATACTGCATCACTCTGTAAATAATAATTATCTAAAATTTTAAAGTATGCTTTTTAACCAATGCAGATAATATAAACAATAAACGATTAAATTGATCTGTCATGTCTTATTATTGGGCGGACTAATCATGAAAAATTAAAGATGTGCATTTCCTGCCTCCTGCTTTGATTTGTTTTTGCAATAATTGCTTCGCACAAAAACACAATTGACGAATATTGTAATCTGATAGGAGTGTGGAAATTACATAATATGGGGAAATATTTGTAGAGAATATGATTTTTTTCAAGTAGTTACACTGtattaaaatgtatttttaaacaaAGCCCTACAACGCCTTACAGGATTTTGTTAGAACCAGCTGACTTACAAATAATGACTAAACATGAAAGCATTTTTTAAATAGTTGAGCTTTTGTATGTCATGTTCTACTATccatttcagtacttcccaatCACAAGAATCCTTGCACTTTAGAGGAGTGTATCTGTACGTAGGTATTCTTAAACAAATAAAGAAGGCTGTTTTAGACAGAAGGCTCATTTCAGTCTTCAAATAGGGGTCCTAGGACCATAATTGCCATTTAAGTTGCGAATCATCGAGAGCAGGAGCTATGCACACTCCGATCATTTCCATTGTCGACAGGGGCAGCGACCCAGCCTAAGCTTGATACTTCTCTCATTTGAAAACTAGTTGAGCTACTGACACCCCAGGAACTCATTCCGAGGTCGCCTTACCACTGGCCGAAGGCAACCTGCAGGCTGCAAGGAAGTCCTTCTCAGTGACGTTGTGAATTTGACTAATGGGGAACTAGAATATCAAACCCAATTTGTGATGTTATGGAAGAGAGGGGAGTATGAGAACTGTCCCAGACCAAGCAGCCTCGAAACAACAGGAGCAACTTGAATATATGTGGTGCCTTTAACATAGAAAAACCTTTCAAGTTGCTACACAGAGGCTTAATCAGGCAAAAATAAAGCTATTAAGAACATGTCATGTTAAAGCataaaacagacaaaaacaaagaGAGACCTTTATATCTATCATCAGTGCCAATGAGAAGCTGCATATCCATACATGCAGGAGACTGTACATTTTTCATTGTAATTTATTACTCTATTAAAATTGGAACTCAAGGTTTTCAAATGTTTGCTTTCCAAGAATGCGACTTCAATAGTGACAAAAAAGTAGCAGCTTTCACATTGCTCCTCCATTAATGAACTGAATTTAACAAAACTGACATTTGTTTTCTTTTTACTATTAATCAGTGCTAAACATGTTACACCTAATTATATCAACATTTTTACTCACATCTTCACCAACATTACATACAAACAAAATGCAGaagtaggcccctcgagcctgctccgccatttaataatatCGTCGCTGATCTGATAGTCACCTCAAATCTGCATTCCCCACTACACCCtgacaacctttcacccccttgcttaacaagaatatatcaacctctgccttaaaaatattcaaagactctgcttccatcacTCTTTCAGGAAGAAAGTTCTAAAAACTCATGACTCCTCTTGAGAGAAAACATTTCAGCTCATTGACAAAAACAAGAACATTCACCCCTTCATTTGGAGTTTATGGCATTAAGGCTGGTGTGCCAATTTAGATGTATACTCGTCACTTTAAAATGTGAAATTAATGACTATTACATACATTGATAATATGGACAACTTGTCTATATTAATAACTTTGATGAGGGGACTGACTAGTCACATTTGCTGATGATATAAAAATAGGTAGAAAAGCAAGTTGGAAGCAGGATATGGAGAGTCTGTGGAGGGATATAGATCGATAAGTGAGTGGACAAATATCTGGCAGATGCAGTAGGATGTGGTAAAATGTGACGTTGCCCATGTTGGCAGAAAGAATAGAAGAGTAGAATATTTTTAAATAGACTGCAgaatgctgtgatacagagggatataggtgtccttgtacatgaatcagaaGAAAATTAGCATTCAGGTATAACAAGTAAAatctgttggcctttattgcaaggggttggagtataaaagtaggtaaATCTCGCTACAACTCGACTGTGCACTCTtgcgactgcacctggagtactgtgcacatttGTGGTCTTCTTATTTAAGGAGTGATACGCTTACATTGGAAGGCGTTCAAGGAAACTTCACTGGGCTAATTCCTGGGTTGAAGGCTTTGAACGGGATATCAGAATGCATTCCCCAATGGGACGGAGACGTCCATGGTGCGTGCCGATGGggaatgtaaataaatgcaaacggatcttaatgacccatttgcacatATTTAGCGGGCCCAGTGCCCTATGCTCCAGACTCCTGTGATCTCCAGGGCCAAGCTCACAGAGACCATCCGAGTCAAACCgagaaccactcccccccccccccccccccccccccccccccgcaacaatgcactgcctgcccatgcCTCCTCAAGCAGATCTCCCCACGCCCATCCTCCACCACAGGGACTCCTATAACGTGGGACCCACTTAGGAACACCTGTACTAAGGA contains:
- the frmpd4 gene encoding FERM and PDZ domain-containing protein 4 isoform X1, translated to MDVFSFVKIAKLSGHRTKSLGWLPSPSNWNCSQGLPYGWEMATTKDGRDYYINHVTQSTSFEDPRLEGSQVIQPASRKIEMKRDPVLGFGFVAGSEKPVVVRSVTPGGPSEGKLIPGDQIIKINDEPVSTAPRERVIDLVRSCKESIILTVVQPYPSPKSAFMSAAKKARLKSNPVKVRFSEEVIVNGQVPDTVKDNSLLFMPNVLKVYLENGQTKSFRFDNSTTMKDVILTLQEKLSIKCIEHFSLMLEQRTEGEATKLLLLHDQETLTQVTQRPGSHKMKCLFRISFVPKDPIDLLRRDAVAFEYLYVQSCNDVVQERFGPELKYDVALRLAALQMYILTISTKQSQKVSLKYIEKEWGLETFLPPMVLQSMKEKNVKKALSHILKANQNLVPPGKKLSALQAKVHYLKFLSDLRLYGGRVFKAMLVQGEKHSEVTLLVGPRYGISHVINAKTHLVALLADFSHVNKIEMFSEEENNVRVELNVLDVKPIILLMESTDAMNLACLTAGYYRLLVDSRRSIFNMAHGKRTANNEAGSIIRYSEYKTKHNTHSLEWNYSPKSSCHVRAKKEDAQLSSIRESKQKNIDFSDNSIYHEDSRGGLITEITDINDHSHLRAEYMNALEAENKVYNRLSSSGKEPIKTVQESPRGAKVSFVFEDHNVAAFNPRNLGYERLLDDSPSNLDQQTSMYLANASDIKCSEFSFPGIDIDNIDTNAVYANIHDSRMFASAENIEEPLLHDICYSETTDDAEDEDEASCEEDISLGEADKTDILNISGSSDDIIDLTSLPPPGGDDDDEDDFLLHTLNIAIAAPPPGFRDNSSDEEDGQHQPVQSALETAQTKCSPNDDIPVSLIDAVPTQAEDQSGEQALDDAVVSTLQALEALAASEEQSVQQTDDSSGVVILRAYSPESSSDSGNETNSSEMTENSEVASAQKHSEGSMHMVVATSEGYQQLQEEQTEFPISQNENVGPTSKMIPKATHSLAAQRGSNAKSKVVPSKQILPSEEIEMEPETMETKSVTDYFSKLQMGSLMYSCPSKQKNKTGDTSVKIAFDGSISVKRQHGNRKTELGDDLSSNGKYNTLITKNSHGTATFDLESTTFRRETQSWFQVSGEKMTDKHFPGLINGKSFHKSCVVSRTELEGKEADTEIDDRCSLASTSGLGRDESFLSDTTYMSSTKHLTDSEDTELFPDDHSSELPEAEQSVTRLCEYHMTKRMSSLQSEGHYSLQSSQCSSVDAACSTGSSTCATPVDSPLCTNDIKHILSESSLKGLGYISEDQRTLLLQSHGTPYKDLHPQAEAMCHRRTAHNTHAPSNAEPIFGTIRDGCHRVPKIKETTV